In Streptobacillus canis, the following proteins share a genomic window:
- the trmB gene encoding tRNA (guanosine(46)-N7)-methyltransferase TrmB, translating into MKYRDKELWEYFFEKPKKHYNIYMYEMPNYPQHLIFDNEEILNAKGKWNNLYFKNNNELHLEIGSGSANFTNNKALQNPNINFMGVELRLKRLVQAARKAEKNQLNNLIFLKKRVDSLKEFIGENELSGLYINFPDPWENEEHKRIFGEKLLDDLDVVLKSGSKIYFKTDHLNYYLDILELIKNRKGYEVVYHTDDLHNSEKAVDNIKTEFEHLFLSKHNMNIKYIEIVKE; encoded by the coding sequence ATGAAATATAGAGATAAAGAACTTTGGGAATATTTTTTCGAAAAACCCAAAAAACATTATAATATTTATATGTATGAAATGCCAAATTATCCTCAACATTTAATATTTGATAATGAAGAAATATTAAACGCAAAAGGTAAATGGAATAATTTATACTTTAAAAATAATAATGAATTACATCTTGAAATTGGTAGTGGGAGTGCTAATTTTACAAATAATAAAGCATTACAAAATCCAAATATAAATTTTATGGGGGTTGAATTAAGGTTAAAAAGATTAGTACAGGCAGCAAGAAAAGCAGAAAAAAATCAATTAAATAACTTAATATTCCTGAAAAAAAGAGTAGATTCACTTAAAGAGTTTATTGGAGAAAATGAATTGTCAGGATTATATATTAATTTTCCAGATCCATGGGAAAACGAAGAACATAAAAGAATATTTGGTGAAAAATTACTTGATGATTTAGATGTTGTTTTAAAATCAGGTTCTAAAATTTATTTTAAAACAGACCACTTAAATTATTATCTAGATATTTTGGAATTAATAAAAAATAGAAAAGGCTATGAAGTTGTATATCACACAGATGATTTACATAATTCGGAGAAAGCAGTTGATAATATTAAGACAGAATTTGAGCATTTATTTTTATCAAAACACAATATGAATATTAAGTATATTGAAATAGTAAAAGAATAG